Sequence from the Paenibacillus riograndensis SBR5 genome:
ACAGGCCTCGGCCTGGCGATTTGCCGGCAGATTGCCGCGAATTTGGATGGTGAATTAACCTATTCCAGCTCCCCGCTCGGCGGCGCCCGGTTCAGTTTTATTAAGTATGAAGGACGGTTAGCCGGTACGGGCGGATAGAGATGCTCCGAATTGGACTCGCAACCCCGTGATTTTTGCGTTAAAATGACAATGGATACGAAATCCCCGACTGCTTCGGGCAACGGGGTTGTTTCGCATGGGGAACAGCAATTATAGATATGGAGGACATGAAGCGATGTTGGATTTTGATGTGATGCTTGAGAAATATGCGGACCTGGTTGTCCGGGTCGGAGTGAATGTGCAGCCGGGCCAAGTGCTGATGATTCATTCGCCGCTGGAGACGGCAGAGCTTACCCGCCTGATTGTAGGCAAAGCCTATGAAGCAGGAGCCAAATATGTGCTTGTGGATTGGGACGACGAAAAAGTTACAAGAATTCGGTATGAGAAGGCGGCGGACGATTCTTTTGGATATTACCCGCAGTGGCAGGCCGATATGCTGGAGGGCTTTGCCGAAGAAGGCGGGGCTATTTTACATATTAAGGTGCCAGATCCGGAACTGTTCCGGGGCATTGATTCCTCCAAGGTGTCCACTGCAGTAAAAGCTGCAGCCGTTGCCCGCAAAAAGTACCAGAACTACACCCGAAATAACAAAATCAGCTGGTCGCTGATCAAGGCGCCGACAAAAGCCTGGGCGGATAAGGTGTATGCCGGTCTTCCGGAGGAGGAGCGGGTAGCCGCGATGTGGGAAGCTGTATTCCAGATGAACCGTGTAGGCAGCGGGGACCCTGTAGCCGCCTGGCGCGAACATATTGCCGACCTCAAGAAATCCCAAGACCGGATGAATGCCAAACGCTACAAAAGTCTGCACTACCGCGCTCCGGGAACCGATCTGCATGTGGAGCTTCCGGAAGGGCATCTCTGGCGCGGAGGCGGCGGCGAGAATGCAAGCGGAGTGTATTTTGTAGCCAACATGCCGACCGAAGAAGTCTATACGATGCCGCACCGCAAGGGAGTTAATGGTACCGTCAGCAGCACACTTCCGCTTAATTTGAACGGACGGCTGGTGGATGGCATTACAATTACGTTTACGGATGGCAAAGTCACGGCTTATGATGCTGAATCCGGGCGCGAGCATCTGACTTCGCTGCTGGAAACGGATGAAGGAGCTTCTTATCTGGGTGAAGTGGCGCTGGTGCCGCATGATTCTCCTATTTCACGTCTGAATACAGTTTTTTACAACACCGGAATCGACGAAAATGCTTCCTGCCACTTTGCGCTCGGCAGCGCATATCCTTCAAACATTGAAGGCGGAACCTCACTCAGCAGCGAAGAGCTGCTGGAACGGGGAGCCAATGTAAGCCTCACGCATGTTGACTTTATGGTTGGTTCCGCTGAACTCGATATCGACGGCGAATTGGCCGATGGCACGGTCGAGCCGGTCTTCCGCAAAGGGAACTGGGTGCTGTAGGACAAATGTAATATTTCTTTTTGTGCACGGTATGTGCACGGGCCGGGGCTGCAAGCTCACCTGAGGGTGGGCTTTGCAGCTATTTTTTATGATAAGATTTTATAAGATTTAGAGGAAGCGAAGCTTACCCCTAATTTAATTGTATAGGAAATTATACAGTGTAAAAAATGCGGATATCTTGGAAGCCTCACAGGATATAAGTGATGCAGGAGGATAGGGCTCCATCCGCGGACTGCAGCGGACAGAGGGGATCTTATTTTGCCAAAAATCTTGTTTTTTCAGCGGTTACGGACCGAGGAGACGTTATAACGTTCAATTGAGCCTGGAATCAAGGGGAAAGGGAGAAATAGAGGCATCTCAGTCCGTTAGTCCTGCGGAATAGCCGAATCTTCTATCCATAACGGCTCTCCTGTCCGTAATGGCTACGGATCAAT
This genomic interval carries:
- a CDS encoding aminopeptidase, with protein sequence MLDFDVMLEKYADLVVRVGVNVQPGQVLMIHSPLETAELTRLIVGKAYEAGAKYVLVDWDDEKVTRIRYEKAADDSFGYYPQWQADMLEGFAEEGGAILHIKVPDPELFRGIDSSKVSTAVKAAAVARKKYQNYTRNNKISWSLIKAPTKAWADKVYAGLPEEERVAAMWEAVFQMNRVGSGDPVAAWREHIADLKKSQDRMNAKRYKSLHYRAPGTDLHVELPEGHLWRGGGGENASGVYFVANMPTEEVYTMPHRKGVNGTVSSTLPLNLNGRLVDGITITFTDGKVTAYDAESGREHLTSLLETDEGASYLGEVALVPHDSPISRLNTVFYNTGIDENASCHFALGSAYPSNIEGGTSLSSEELLERGANVSLTHVDFMVGSAELDIDGELADGTVEPVFRKGNWVL